The Deltaproteobacteria bacterium genome window below encodes:
- a CDS encoding VWA domain-containing protein — MARRKAKKQVAPPPDLPDNANWIESDRYDRHAYGQLRRDAASLRELEHAGEALLPHFPSLLQDVFCLLFKYNIVFAAAADVLPSASVNRTLLDALHGGEVSRILREMTLLDEAKAGLCTLLVGEGLLATLKSEKPWTRHDMMDTWKLRQQEEEFQKVREMLEHAGELAEQEDGAGKEDALAKLQERLKSRLRGEAASIRQKRRQLTEDLDRVENEARARVQASAIRAAQQLEEAAEEAEAWGSALGSGGRLPADRRLELGRRLAGNEKLKKLVRMVGRMKSHALALRKRTFERANEELYSVEQGGALEHLLPQELVTLRQPLLHRDFQRRLLENELLQYSLRGMEEKRKGPVVVCLDGSSSMAGDKELWSKAVALTLLELTRRQRRPFRSICFSSRDTALHVLDLNTRRGTDVEPDKLMDLAEHFPGGGTDFEKPLDAALECLKKSRYKKGDIVFITDGECQVSAEWSERFLKEKDRLSFSLFSILIDVGPSSLGTLKEFSDRITTISQLTSEGTRDLFLRI; from the coding sequence GTGGCGCGGCGGAAGGCGAAGAAGCAGGTTGCGCCGCCGCCCGACCTGCCCGACAACGCCAACTGGATCGAGAGCGACCGCTACGACCGGCACGCTTACGGGCAGCTTCGCCGCGACGCCGCTTCGTTGCGGGAACTGGAGCACGCCGGCGAGGCTCTCCTCCCCCACTTCCCTTCGCTGCTCCAGGACGTCTTCTGCCTGCTGTTCAAGTACAATATCGTCTTCGCCGCCGCAGCGGACGTGCTCCCCAGCGCGTCGGTCAACCGGACGCTTCTCGACGCGCTTCACGGCGGCGAAGTGAGCCGCATCCTGCGGGAGATGACCCTCCTGGACGAAGCCAAGGCCGGCCTGTGCACCCTGCTCGTGGGCGAAGGGCTTCTGGCCACGCTCAAGTCGGAGAAGCCGTGGACGCGCCACGACATGATGGACACCTGGAAGCTGCGGCAGCAGGAAGAGGAGTTCCAGAAGGTCCGGGAAATGCTGGAGCACGCGGGCGAACTGGCCGAGCAAGAGGACGGCGCCGGCAAGGAAGACGCGTTGGCGAAGCTCCAGGAACGGCTCAAGAGCCGGCTCCGCGGTGAAGCGGCCTCCATCCGGCAGAAGCGGCGGCAGTTGACCGAGGACCTGGACCGGGTCGAGAACGAGGCACGGGCGCGGGTGCAGGCCTCGGCCATTCGCGCCGCCCAGCAGCTCGAGGAGGCCGCGGAGGAAGCGGAAGCCTGGGGCTCGGCCCTCGGCTCGGGGGGACGCCTGCCGGCGGACCGGCGGCTCGAGCTGGGGCGGCGGCTGGCCGGCAACGAGAAGCTCAAGAAGCTCGTGCGCATGGTCGGGCGGATGAAGTCCCACGCGCTGGCCTTGCGCAAGCGCACCTTCGAGCGCGCCAACGAGGAGCTCTACTCGGTAGAGCAGGGAGGCGCCCTGGAGCACCTGCTGCCGCAGGAACTGGTGACGCTGCGCCAGCCGTTGCTGCACCGGGACTTTCAGCGGCGCCTGCTGGAGAACGAGCTGTTGCAGTACTCGCTCCGGGGCATGGAGGAGAAGCGCAAGGGGCCGGTGGTGGTGTGCCTCGACGGCAGCTCCTCCATGGCCGGCGACAAGGAACTGTGGTCCAAGGCCGTCGCCCTGACCCTGCTGGAGCTGACCCGGCGCCAGCGCCGGCCGTTCCGCTCCATCTGCTTCTCCTCCCGGGACACGGCCCTGCACGTCCTGGACCTGAACACCCGGCGCGGCACCGACGTCGAACCGGACAAGCTCATGGACCTCGCGGAGCACTTTCCCGGCGGCGGCACCGATTTCGAGAAGCCGCTGGACGCGGCGCTGGAGTGCCTCAAGAAATCCCGATATAAAAAGGGGGATATCGTTTTCATCACGGACGGGGAATGCCAGGTGTCGGCCGAGTGGTCCGAGCGGTTCCTCAAGGAGAAGGACCGCCTGAGCTTTTCGCTTTTCTCCATCCTCATCGACGTGGGCCCCAGCTCGCTGGGAACCCTGAAAGAATTCAGCGACCGGATCACCACCATCAGCCAGCTCACCAGCGAAGGCACCCGCGACCTGTTCCTGCGTATCTGA
- a CDS encoding FAD-dependent monooxygenase, whose product MNTDRVLVAGAGPVGLVVALHLARHDIPVTVLEAEAALPETLRASTFHPPTLDMLASTGVMDDFLAMGLKAPTLQYRERAGCIAEFDFGRIADVTAHPYRLQCEQFKLNRLLYEKLATLPGAEVHFSSEVTGVEEDGPSVTVVVGQGGETRRFRGRYLVGADGARSNVRKALDIPFDGFTWPERFLVVSTPFRFDEHFAGLAPVSYFADPLEWFFLLRVPGLWRVMFPTRPEESDDEVLSDASVERRLQSVLPTGTPYPVEHRTLYPVHQRVAARYRQGRAFLAGDAAHINNPLGGMGMNGGIHDGYNLAERLARVWHGRAPDADLDGYERQRRPIALEYANVHSTRNKLNLEARDPDRQEQFRHTMRETAADPKKAYDYLLQVSMIASLRQAARL is encoded by the coding sequence ATGAACACCGATCGCGTGCTCGTGGCGGGGGCGGGGCCCGTGGGGCTGGTGGTGGCCCTCCACCTCGCGCGGCACGACATACCCGTGACCGTGCTGGAGGCGGAGGCGGCGTTGCCGGAGACGTTGCGCGCCTCCACCTTCCACCCCCCTACCCTCGACATGCTGGCATCCACCGGCGTAATGGACGATTTCCTGGCGATGGGTCTCAAGGCCCCCACCCTCCAGTACCGCGAGCGCGCCGGCTGCATCGCGGAGTTCGACTTCGGACGGATCGCGGACGTCACCGCGCACCCCTACCGGCTCCAGTGCGAGCAGTTCAAGCTGAACCGCCTGCTCTACGAGAAGCTCGCGACCCTGCCTGGGGCGGAGGTACACTTCTCAAGCGAAGTGACGGGAGTGGAGGAGGACGGGCCGTCGGTGACCGTGGTGGTGGGACAAGGCGGCGAAACCCGCCGTTTCCGGGGCCGCTACCTAGTAGGGGCCGACGGCGCCCGCAGCAACGTGCGCAAAGCCTTGGACATCCCCTTCGACGGGTTCACCTGGCCCGAGCGCTTCCTGGTGGTGAGCACGCCCTTCCGGTTCGATGAGCACTTCGCCGGACTGGCGCCGGTGAGCTACTTCGCGGACCCGTTGGAGTGGTTCTTTCTGCTACGGGTGCCCGGGCTGTGGCGCGTGATGTTTCCCACCCGGCCGGAAGAAAGCGACGACGAAGTGCTGAGCGACGCCAGCGTCGAGCGGCGCCTCCAGAGCGTCCTGCCTACGGGAACGCCCTACCCGGTGGAACACCGGACCCTGTACCCCGTGCACCAGCGCGTGGCCGCGCGCTATCGCCAAGGGCGCGCATTCCTCGCCGGCGACGCCGCCCACATCAACAATCCGCTGGGCGGCATGGGCATGAACGGCGGCATCCACGACGGCTACAACCTGGCTGAACGGCTCGCGCGGGTATGGCACGGGAGGGCGCCGGACGCGGACCTGGACGGCTACGAGCGCCAGCGCCGTCCCATCGCGCTGGAGTATGCCAACGTCCACTCCACCCGCAACAAGCTGAACCTCGAAGCCCGCGACCCCGACCGCCAGGAACAGTTCCGCCACACCATGCGCGAGACCGCCGCGGACCCGAAGAAGGCCTACGACTACCTCCTCCAGGTCTCGATGATCGCCAGCCTGAGACAGGCGGCGCGGCTGTAA
- a CDS encoding LLM class flavin-dependent oxidoreductase, with protein sequence MSKNLSFGILLPTRGVILAKTAVPDLSPVFNLADAVEQAGYDSVWIGDSVTAKSRLEVISTLGALSVKTQRVKIGTAVLLAAMRNPVVLAQALASVDVLCAGRLICGVGVSRNDKMFEEEYTACGVPFNQKAGRLSQVLKIMKMLWAGDDVTHPNKYYTVENISLLPKPVQRPGVPLWVSSNDVDSGLKRAALYGDAWITNIPSLQVFKESRKKLEDFASDAGRNPDDIHRCLYLTIHIDPDAEKARREGGAFLEAYYHKTYEEVAAQLVVKAGGTNEVVDFINEYADAGIQTFIVRFAAKDQFQHLDVCSEHIMPHFR encoded by the coding sequence ATGAGCAAGAACCTCAGCTTCGGCATCCTGCTACCGACCCGCGGGGTCATCCTGGCCAAGACCGCCGTCCCGGACCTGAGCCCGGTCTTCAACCTCGCCGACGCGGTGGAACAAGCCGGCTACGACTCGGTGTGGATCGGCGACAGCGTCACCGCCAAGTCGAGGCTGGAGGTCATCAGCACGCTGGGGGCGCTGTCGGTGAAGACCCAGCGGGTCAAGATCGGCACCGCGGTGCTGCTGGCGGCCATGCGCAACCCCGTGGTACTGGCCCAGGCTCTTGCCAGCGTCGACGTGCTGTGCGCCGGGCGCCTGATCTGCGGCGTGGGCGTGTCGCGCAACGACAAGATGTTCGAGGAGGAGTACACGGCGTGCGGCGTGCCCTTCAACCAGAAGGCCGGACGCCTGAGCCAGGTGCTCAAGATCATGAAGATGCTGTGGGCCGGGGACGACGTCACCCACCCCAACAAGTACTACACCGTCGAGAACATCTCGCTGTTGCCCAAGCCGGTGCAGCGGCCCGGCGTCCCCCTGTGGGTGTCCAGCAACGACGTGGACAGCGGACTCAAGCGCGCGGCGCTTTACGGCGACGCCTGGATTACCAACATCCCGTCGCTACAGGTCTTCAAGGAGTCCCGGAAGAAGCTGGAGGACTTCGCCAGCGACGCCGGCCGCAACCCGGACGACATCCACCGCTGCCTGTACCTCACCATCCACATCGACCCGGACGCCGAAAAGGCGCGCCGCGAAGGCGGCGCGTTCCTGGAGGCCTACTACCACAAGACCTACGAGGAGGTAGCCGCGCAACTGGTGGTCAAGGCCGGCGGCACCAACGAGGTGGTGGACTTCATCAACGAGTACGCCGACGCCGGCATCCAGACCTTCATCGTGCGCTTCGCCGCCAAGGACCAGTTCCAGCACCTGGACGTATGCAGCGAGCACATCATGCCGCACTTCCGGTAG
- a CDS encoding AAA family ATPase — protein MTPKEKLLALREELQQAFLERGELIDGALAALLSAQNLLIIGPPGTAKSMLADELCRRIEGAGYFQWLLTRFTAPEELFGAVSLKGLEQDDYRRVTTRKLPEAHIAFLDEVFKANSSILNSILTVINERRFHNGQHVRDVPLITLFGASNELPEDDELTALYDRFLLRFVVDYIAEDYHFLRMLEAPAREAGVRITLDELREMQRETDAQPVPGHVHRAMAEVRRQLGKKQIVASDRRYRQSLALMKAHSYLAGDAQVSDQSLLFLEHVLWREPSERADVSSTIREIVLGYEKEAQELLYQAREIGEYVQRPWETEELRSHALIEGHTKLRNILARLEQLIEKASDSDRPVGRVEDMRDEIQTLQKRLLEDL, from the coding sequence GCGAGGAGTTGCAACAGGCCTTTCTGGAGCGCGGCGAGCTCATCGACGGCGCCCTCGCCGCTCTGTTGTCGGCGCAGAACCTGCTCATCATCGGCCCGCCGGGCACCGCCAAGTCGATGCTGGCCGACGAGTTGTGCCGCCGCATCGAGGGCGCCGGCTACTTCCAGTGGCTGCTGACCCGATTCACCGCCCCCGAGGAGCTGTTCGGCGCGGTGAGCCTCAAGGGCCTGGAGCAGGACGACTACCGGCGCGTCACCACACGCAAGCTGCCCGAGGCCCACATCGCCTTTCTCGACGAGGTCTTCAAGGCCAACTCCTCGATCCTCAACTCGATCCTCACCGTCATCAACGAGCGCCGCTTCCACAACGGCCAGCACGTGCGCGACGTGCCGCTCATCACCCTGTTCGGCGCCAGCAACGAGCTGCCCGAGGACGACGAGCTGACCGCCTTGTACGACCGGTTCCTGCTCCGGTTCGTGGTGGACTACATCGCGGAGGACTACCATTTTCTGCGGATGCTGGAGGCGCCGGCGCGAGAGGCCGGGGTCCGCATCACCCTCGACGAGTTGAGAGAGATGCAGCGCGAAACCGACGCACAACCCGTCCCCGGCCACGTCCACCGGGCCATGGCCGAGGTCCGACGGCAGCTCGGCAAGAAACAGATCGTCGCCTCGGACCGGCGCTACCGCCAGTCCCTGGCGCTCATGAAGGCCCACTCGTATCTCGCGGGTGACGCCCAGGTCTCGGACCAGAGCCTGCTGTTCCTGGAACACGTGCTGTGGCGGGAACCATCCGAGCGCGCCGACGTGAGCAGCACCATCCGCGAGATCGTGCTCGGCTACGAGAAGGAGGCGCAGGAACTGCTCTACCAGGCGCGGGAAATCGGCGAGTACGTGCAACGCCCGTGGGAAACGGAGGAGCTGCGCTCCCACGCCCTCATCGAAGGACACACCAAGCTGCGCAACATCCTCGCCCGGCTGGAGCAGCTCATCGAGAAGGCTTCCGATTCGGACCGCCCCGTGGGGCGCGTGGAAGACATGCGCGACGAGATCCAGACCCTGCAGAAGCGCCTGCTGGAGGACTTGTAG